In the Dioscorea cayenensis subsp. rotundata cultivar TDr96_F1 chromosome 12, TDr96_F1_v2_PseudoChromosome.rev07_lg8_w22 25.fasta, whole genome shotgun sequence genome, one interval contains:
- the LOC120273397 gene encoding uncharacterized protein LOC120273397: MKRYFQIFYMVTESPVFIIIFFIWRRHHHFPPPLVHAIEFQIENSESTSILTMNLRTSFWKERNFQWKLAQEDISCRPNNWRKLDQMNDSSYLDEVNESGPQEVAWDHFEK, from the exons ATGAAGAGGTACTTTCAGATTTTTTACATGGTCACTGAGTCACCGGTTTtcattatcatatttttcatttggaGAAGACACCATCATTTTCCCCCTCCTCTAGTCCATGCTATTGAG TTCCAGATAGAAAACAGTGAATCCACAAGTATCCTTACTATGAATTTGAGAACATCTTTCTGGAAGGAAAGAAATTTTCAGTGGAAGCTGGCTCAGGAAGATATATCATGCAGACCCAACAACTGGAGAAAGCTGGACCAAATGAATGATTCTAGCTATTTAGATGAAGTAAATGAATCTGGTCCTCAAGAAGTGGCATGGGACCATTTTGAAAAGTAG
- the LOC120273726 gene encoding uncharacterized protein LOC120273726, with amino-acid sequence MRFFSLEDKRVGNPNLADIRDASSLLHDLCLHEPPAFGRRFTWTNGQDNPIWVKLDRFLVNRSCVDRFPRLIQNCLPRLGSDHVPIRLEVGMHCAKPRLFCFENVWSTVVGFFELVAKLWAEPNPNGCGAFVLAKKLAWLRDQLHRWSKESFGSIKLRKLSLLHELELIDIVKESRCLNSVELNQECGVTESLAGIRRQVEEIGRVFEQKFRALFGLRKTFRFKVDLHNLLMNKAPVDLSFLERPFSLEEVKRVVFDLGSDKAPGPDGFPIFFFKTFWEIVKGEIWKLCDDFFAGKANLECINWACIVLIPKVMSPSSPGVYRPISLINSALKIISKILASRLSTVIDSLVDHAQSAFLKGRCILDNIAMAEETIFSIHQRRLNGHILKVDFAKAFDSVDRDFLLELLEVKGFGPKWIGWISSILISSKASILINGSPSGYVRYQRGLRQGDPLSPLLFVLVADVLCTMFENALNSQILIRVPLEDYGRILSYLGIPISGRRPRKQDWECLITKVRGRLASWKSSYLSIGGRLTLVNSVLLVVPTYWMSLFRLPKWVIKAIDRIRRDFLWSGPDIDHPGCRLVAWNNICRAKEQGGWGILALSSFNLALLGKWRWKVFNDSPWGGAKILRFNYNIPAWDLYRVPNGRVSFFWSGISQCLPAFRGCVSVQIKSGTEALFWKDRWLNGLAPRFI; translated from the exons ATGCGATTTTTTTCTCTTGAGGACAAAAGGGTCGGTAATCCGAACTTAGCGGATATTCGTGATGCTAGCTCCTTGCTTCATGATCTGTGCCTTCATGAACCTCCGGCTTTTGGGAGAAGGTTTACTTGGACTAACGGGCAAGATAACCCTATTTGGGTGAAGTTGGATAGGTTTCTTGTTAATAGGTCTTGCGTCGACCGTTTCCCGAGATTGATTCAGAATTGTCTTCCGAGATTGGGGTCGGACCATGTCCCTATCAGACTTGAGGTGGGGATGCACTGTGCCAAGCCTAGATTATTCTGTTTTGAGAATGTTTGGAGCACGGTGGTAGGTTTCTTTGAGCTAGTGGCTAAGTTGTGGGCAGAACCCAATCCTAATGGCTGTGGTGCTTTTGTCCTAGCTAAGAAGTTGGCTTGGCTTAGGGATCAGCTACATAGATGGTCGAAGGAGAGTTTTGGATCCATTAAACTTAGGAAGCTGTCGTTGTTACATGAGTTAGAACTGATTGATATTGTCAAAGAATCTAGATGCCTTAATTCTGTTGAACTTAATCAGGAATGCGGTGTGACGGAGAGCTTGGCGGGAATCCGGAGACAAGTGGAA GAGATTGGTAGAGTTTTTGAACAGAAGTTTCGGGCCCTGTTTGGTCTCCGTAAGACTTTCCGGTTCAAGGTGGACCTTCATAATCTGCTTATGAACAAAGCTCCTGTGGACTTATCATTTCTTGAGAGGCCTTTTTCTTTAGAGGAAGTGAAAAGAGTGGTTTTTGATCTTGGTAGTGACAAAGCACCTGGACCGGATGGGTTTccgattttcttttttaaaacctTTTGGGAGATTGTTAAAGGGGAGATCTGGAAACTTTGTGATGATTTCTTTGCTGGTAAGGCAAACTTGGAATGTATTAATTGGGCCTGCATTGTCCTCATCCCTAAGGTAATGAGTCCGTCTTCACCGGGGGTGTATAGGCCCATCAGTTTAATTAACTCTGCTTTGAAAATCATCAGCAAGATCCTGGCCTCAAGACTGAGCACCGTTATAGACTCCTTGGTGGATCATGCGCAATCGGCGTTTCTCAAAGGAAGGTGTATTCTGGATAATATTGCTATGGCGGAGGAGACTATTTTCAGCATACATCAAAGAAGATTGAATGGTCATATTCTCAAGGTGGATTTCGCCAAAGCTTTTGATTCTGTTGATCGGGACTTCCTTCTGGAACTTCTGGAAGTCAAGGGTTTTGGACCCAAATGGATTGGTTGGATATCTTCGATCCTGATTTCTTCGAAAGCTTCTATTTTAATCAATGGGTCCCCTAGTGGTTATGTGAGGTATCAAAGAGGGTTACGACAGGGGGATCCCTTGTCACCGCTGTTGTTCGTGCTGGTTGCAGATGTCTTGTGCACCATGTTTGAAAATGCTCTGAACTCTCAAATTTTAATCCGTGTGCCATTGGAAGATTACGGTCGTATCT TGTCGTACCTGGGCATTCCTATCTCGGGCAGGAGACCTCGTAAACAGGATTGGGAGTGTTTGATTACCAAAGTTAGAGGGAGATTAGCTTCTTGGAAATCTTCTTACCTTTCCATTGGTGGTCGCCTCACTCTTGTCAACTCGGTGCTTTTGGTTGTACCGACGTATTGGATGTCATTGTTTCGGTTACCAAAGTGGGTTATAAAAGCCATCGACAGGATCAGAAGAGATTTTCTGTGGTCTGGTCCTGACATTGATCATCCTGGTTGTAGACTTGTGGCTTGGAATAATATCTGTCGGGCAAAGGAGCAAGGAGGTTGGGGTATTTTGGCTTTATCTTCCTTCAATCTGGCCTTGTTGGGGAAATGGAGATGGAAGGTGTTCAATGATTCGCCCTGGGGGGGAGCGAAGATCCTGCGGTTCAATTATAATATCCCTGCGTGGGATTTGTATAGGGTCCCGAATGGGAGAGTCTCTTTCTTCTGGTCGGGTATCTCTCAGTGCCTTCCAGCGTTTAGAGGGTGTGTTTCAGTTCAGATCAAATCCGGAACGGAGGCACTTTTTTGGAAGGACAGATGGCTCAATGGTCTTGCACCAAGGTTTATCTAG